The nucleotide sequence GATAATCAGTAATAATTCCTCCAGCACCTTTTATAATTGGAATCAGTGGAAGCAAGTCCCATTGTGCCATAACCGGATCAATCATTATATCAGCATAACCGGTAGCCAAAAGATAATAACCGTAACAATCTCCCCAATTACGGTAAAGTTTAATTTTTTTTATTAGTTCGTCAAACCTGCTTCTGTCTTGATACTTTTCAATATTCAAATGATCTGTTGTAAGTAAGACTGCTTCACTTAAGTTGACACAGTTTCTAACGGTTGTACTAACTCCATTGATCGTTGTTATAGAATTATCCCCAATTAAAAAATCATTTAGTATTGGATGATTATAAACTCCGAGTATTGGCTGATCATTTTTTAGAAGTCCTATTAAAGTACCAAAACTATATGCACCGCAAATAAAGCTTTTTGTACCGTCAATCGGGTCGAGAATCCATTTGTAATCAGCATCTTTGTTCGTTTCACCAAATTCTTCGCCAATTATGCCGTGTTCCGGAAAATATTTTATTATCATTTCCCTCATTGCTTCTTCAGCTTTTTTATCAGCGATAGTTACCGGAGTGTTATCTGCTTTCGATTCGGCTGCGATTCCCGTTCTGAAATAATGTTTAATAATTCCAGCACTTACAGATGCAAGATCAGAGCAAAATTTTTTTAATTCGTTGAGTTCACTCATAGCGTATTAGATTTTCATTAAAGATGAATGGAAAATTAACTAAAAATCCTTTGTGCAAAGAGATAACAATAATTATATTTACAGCCCAAAATAAAAAACCGAAGAGTTGGCAGAGTCCCCGCATTTTGCGGGGTAAAGGTTGTTTATCCCGCTTTGCGAGAAATGTGGCGGTCTTAATATGTTTTACGTTTACATATTGAAAAGCCTAAAAGTTGATCGGTATTATATTGGTCAGACTAAGGATTTAGAAAGAAGATTGACAGAGCATAATTCTTGTAAAACTAGATCTACAAAGGCTTATGTTCCTTGGAAAATTGTTTATTGTGAAAAATTCCTGACAAAGATTGAGGCTTATCAAAGAGAAATGGAAATTAAAAGTTATAAGTCTGGAATTAAGTTCAAAGAATTATTTAATCGGAGAGTTGGCAGAGTCCCCGCATTTTGCGGGGTAAAGGTTGTTTATCCCGCTTTGCGGGAAATGTGGCGGTCTTAATATGTTTTACGTTTACATATTGAAAAGCCTAAAAGTTGATCGGTATTATATTGGTCATACTAAGGATTTAGAAAGAAGATTGACAGAGCATAATTCTTGTAAAACCAGATCTACAAAAGCTTATGTTCCTTGGAAAATTGTTTATTGTGAAAAATTCCTGACAAAGATTGAGGCTTATCAAAGAGAAATGGAAATTAAAAGTTATAAGTCTGGAATTAAGTTCAAGGAATTATTTAATCGGAGAGTTGGCAGAGTCCCCGCATTTTGCGGGGTAAAGGTTGTTTATCCCGCTTTGCGGGAAATGTGGCGGTCTTAATATGTTTTACGTTTACATATTGAAAAGCCTAAAAGTTGATCGGTATTATATTGGTCATACTAAGGATTTAGAAAGAAGATTGACAGAGCATAATTCTTGTAAAACCAGATCTACAAAAGCTTATGTTCCTTGGAAAATTGTTTATTGTGAAAAATTCCTGACAAAGATTGAGGCTTATCAAAGAGAAATGGAAATTAAAAGTTATAAGTCTGGAATTAAGTTCAAGGAATTATTTAATCGGAGAGTTGGCAGAGTGGTTGAATGCGGCGGTCTTGAAAACCGTTAAGGATGCAAGTCCTTCCGGGGTTCGAATCCCTGACTCTCCGCAAATATTTTTTTTGAGATGAAACTATCCGGCTATAAAAGTTTCTAAATTATAGCGGTTCAGTAGAGAAATTAATTTATTGAATCTATTTCTTATCCTCCCAACGCATTACCTTTTCCGGATCAAACTGAACTAAGCCAATTGCTCTGCCTTTTTTTCGAATCATAGTTGGTATTGAAAGAAGAGCTTCATCTGAATTATTTGCTTCGATCATTGCGTATCCGGTATGATCGCCTGATTTGCATCCCCACCAAAAATGGGTCAGATAACCGATAGCTAAAGTTTGTTTTATTACCGCTGTACATTCCTCGTGAGTGTGCGGTGAGATGATCATAAATTTTTGCATAGTTTACTCCTGAAATTAAAAATGAACATAAAAAAATATTAAAAACTGATCACATCTGATCGAGATATTTTCGAACGAATCGTATCGCCATCGCACCTTCTCCAACAGCAGATGAAATCCCTGTGAATGCCGTTGATCTCACATCTCCACAAGCAAATATTCCGGGAATATTAGTTTCCGGTAAAAACGGATTTCTCTCTAATTTCCAAAAAGTATTATATGATTTTTCTTTCATCAAATCACTTCCGGTAATGATAAATCCTTTTGCATCTTTTAGTATAGTACTATTCAACCAGGATGTACCGGGTTTTGCACCAATATAAATAAATAGTGCTTTGGCAGGAACAGATTTTTCTTCACCGGTATTTGAATCACGAAAAGTTATTTTTTC is from Ignavibacteriota bacterium and encodes:
- the hisN gene encoding histidinol-phosphatase, which produces MSELNELKKFCSDLASVSAGIIKHYFRTGIAAESKADNTPVTIADKKAEEAMREMIIKYFPEHGIIGEEFGETNKDADYKWILDPIDGTKSFICGAYSFGTLIGLLKNDQPILGVYNHPILNDFLIGDNSITTINGVSTTVRNCVNLSEAVLLTTDHLNIEKYQDRSRFDELIKKIKLYRNWGDCYGYYLLATGYADIMIDPVMAQWDLLPLIPIIKGAGGIITDYQGNDPIKGKSAVAASLQIHSEIISILND
- a CDS encoding GIY-YIG nuclease family protein, producing the protein MFYVYILKSLKVDRYYIGQTKDLERRLTEHNSCKTRSTKAYVPWKIVYCEKFLTKIEAYQREMEIKSYKSGIKFKELFNRRVGRVPAFCGVKVVYPALREMWRS
- a CDS encoding GIY-YIG nuclease family protein, with the protein product MFYVYILKSLKVDRYYIGHTKDLERRLTEHNSCKTRSTKAYVPWKIVYCEKFLTKIEAYQREMEIKSYKSGIKFKELFNRRVGRVPAFCGVKVVYPALREMWRS
- a CDS encoding GIY-YIG nuclease family protein, translated to MFYVYILKSLKVDRYYIGHTKDLERRLTEHNSCKTRSTKAYVPWKIVYCEKFLTKIEAYQREMEIKSYKSGIKFKELFNRRVGRVVECGGLENR